The following coding sequences are from one Salmo trutta chromosome 36, fSalTru1.1, whole genome shotgun sequence window:
- the zgc:153441 gene encoding retinol dehydrogenase 12 isoform X2, with product MWKELKKNQLVKYGAVTTVTTISYVLLRKWIAGGICRSRAKLHGRTVVITGANTGIGKETAWDMAMRGARVIMACRDLTRGEAAAAEIRSSTGNTNVVVQQLDLASLGSVRQFAREFIATETRLDILINNAGIMLCPKSLTMEGFESQFGVNHLGHFLLTNLLLDMLKASTPSRVINVSSIAHQGGKIHFEDLNFDKNGYNSVIAYKQSKLANLLFSRELARRTKGTGVTSYSLHPGVIRTELWRHSQSKYPTLSAMLSAPAWLLMKTPREGAQTTIYCAVNEGLEEKSGCYFSDCQVKEPAPEGRDDLAALRLWGVSAGLVGLIKNN from the exons GCTATGTTTTACTGCGAAAGTGGATCGCTGGTGGGATATGCCGCAGCCGTGCCAAACTACATGGAAGGACTGTGGTGATCACTGGTGCCAACACTGGCATCGGCAAGGAGACGGCCTGGGATATGGCCATGAGAG GAGCTCGGGTGATCATGGCTTGCCGAGATCTCACCAGGGGAGAAGCAGCTGCAGCAGAGATCCGCAGTTCCACAGGAAATACTAACGTGGTGGTGCAACAGCTAGACCTGGCCTCTCTCGGTTCAGTACGTCAGTTTGCTCGGGAATTCATTGCCACAGAGACCCGGCTGGACATACTTATCAACAACGCAG GTATAATGCTGTGTCCCAAAAGCCTCACAATGGAAGGTTTTGAGAGTCAATTTGGCGTCAATCACCTCGGTCACTTCCTATTGACCAATCTGCTCCTGGACATGCTGAAAGCCTCCACCCCCAGCCGCGTCATCAATGTGTCTAGCATCGCTCATCAAGGAG GGAAAATCCACTTTGAAGACCTTAATTTTGATAAGAATGGGTACAACTCAGTAATCGCCTATAAGCAGAGTAAACTGGCCAACCTCCTCTTCTCTAGGGAGCTGGCACGAAGGACCAAAG GTACTGGAGTGACATCGTATTCCCTGCACCCCGGGGTTATCCGGACAGAACTGTGGCGCCACTCGCAGTCAAAGTACCCCACGTTGAGTGCCATGCTGTCAGCCCCCGCCTGGCTCCTGATGAAGACCCCCAGGGAGGGTGCCCAGACCACCATCTACTGCGCCGTCAATGAGGGGCTGGAGGAGAAGAGTGGCTGCTACTTCAG TGACTGTCAGGTAAAGGAGCCAGCTCCTGAGGGGAGAGATGATCTTGCAGCACTGAGGCTATGGGGTGTTAGCGCCGGGCTAGTAGGACTCATTAAGAACAACTGA
- the zgc:153441 gene encoding retinol dehydrogenase 11 isoform X3, translating to MAMRGARVIMACRDLTRGEAAAAEIRSSTGNTNVVVQQLDLASLGSVRQFAREFIATETRLDILINNAGIMLCPKSLTMEGFESQFGVNHLGHFLLTNLLLDMLKASTPSRVINVSSIAHQGGKIHFEDLNFDKNGYNSVIAYKQSKLANLLFSRELARRTKGTGVTSYSLHPGVIRTELWRHSQSKYPTLSAMLSAPAWLLMKTPREGAQTTIYCAVNEGLEEKSGCYFSDCQVKEPAPEGRDDLAALRLWGVSAGLVGLIKNN from the exons ATGGCCATGAGAG GAGCTCGGGTGATCATGGCTTGCCGAGATCTCACCAGGGGAGAAGCAGCTGCAGCAGAGATCCGCAGTTCCACAGGAAATACTAACGTGGTGGTGCAACAGCTAGACCTGGCCTCTCTCGGTTCAGTACGTCAGTTTGCTCGGGAATTCATTGCCACAGAGACCCGGCTGGACATACTTATCAACAACGCAG GTATAATGCTGTGTCCCAAAAGCCTCACAATGGAAGGTTTTGAGAGTCAATTTGGCGTCAATCACCTCGGTCACTTCCTATTGACCAATCTGCTCCTGGACATGCTGAAAGCCTCCACCCCCAGCCGCGTCATCAATGTGTCTAGCATCGCTCATCAAGGAG GGAAAATCCACTTTGAAGACCTTAATTTTGATAAGAATGGGTACAACTCAGTAATCGCCTATAAGCAGAGTAAACTGGCCAACCTCCTCTTCTCTAGGGAGCTGGCACGAAGGACCAAAG GTACTGGAGTGACATCGTATTCCCTGCACCCCGGGGTTATCCGGACAGAACTGTGGCGCCACTCGCAGTCAAAGTACCCCACGTTGAGTGCCATGCTGTCAGCCCCCGCCTGGCTCCTGATGAAGACCCCCAGGGAGGGTGCCCAGACCACCATCTACTGCGCCGTCAATGAGGGGCTGGAGGAGAAGAGTGGCTGCTACTTCAG TGACTGTCAGGTAAAGGAGCCAGCTCCTGAGGGGAGAGATGATCTTGCAGCACTGAGGCTATGGGGTGTTAGCGCCGGGCTAGTAGGACTCATTAAGAACAACTGA
- the zgc:153441 gene encoding retinol dehydrogenase 12 isoform X1 yields the protein MWKELKKNQLVKYGAVTTVTTIMPFVSKPGYVLLRKWIAGGICRSRAKLHGRTVVITGANTGIGKETAWDMAMRGARVIMACRDLTRGEAAAAEIRSSTGNTNVVVQQLDLASLGSVRQFAREFIATETRLDILINNAGIMLCPKSLTMEGFESQFGVNHLGHFLLTNLLLDMLKASTPSRVINVSSIAHQGGKIHFEDLNFDKNGYNSVIAYKQSKLANLLFSRELARRTKGTGVTSYSLHPGVIRTELWRHSQSKYPTLSAMLSAPAWLLMKTPREGAQTTIYCAVNEGLEEKSGCYFSDCQVKEPAPEGRDDLAALRLWGVSAGLVGLIKNN from the exons TGCCGTTTGTCTCCAAACCAGGCTATGTTTTACTGCGAAAGTGGATCGCTGGTGGGATATGCCGCAGCCGTGCCAAACTACATGGAAGGACTGTGGTGATCACTGGTGCCAACACTGGCATCGGCAAGGAGACGGCCTGGGATATGGCCATGAGAG GAGCTCGGGTGATCATGGCTTGCCGAGATCTCACCAGGGGAGAAGCAGCTGCAGCAGAGATCCGCAGTTCCACAGGAAATACTAACGTGGTGGTGCAACAGCTAGACCTGGCCTCTCTCGGTTCAGTACGTCAGTTTGCTCGGGAATTCATTGCCACAGAGACCCGGCTGGACATACTTATCAACAACGCAG GTATAATGCTGTGTCCCAAAAGCCTCACAATGGAAGGTTTTGAGAGTCAATTTGGCGTCAATCACCTCGGTCACTTCCTATTGACCAATCTGCTCCTGGACATGCTGAAAGCCTCCACCCCCAGCCGCGTCATCAATGTGTCTAGCATCGCTCATCAAGGAG GGAAAATCCACTTTGAAGACCTTAATTTTGATAAGAATGGGTACAACTCAGTAATCGCCTATAAGCAGAGTAAACTGGCCAACCTCCTCTTCTCTAGGGAGCTGGCACGAAGGACCAAAG GTACTGGAGTGACATCGTATTCCCTGCACCCCGGGGTTATCCGGACAGAACTGTGGCGCCACTCGCAGTCAAAGTACCCCACGTTGAGTGCCATGCTGTCAGCCCCCGCCTGGCTCCTGATGAAGACCCCCAGGGAGGGTGCCCAGACCACCATCTACTGCGCCGTCAATGAGGGGCTGGAGGAGAAGAGTGGCTGCTACTTCAG TGACTGTCAGGTAAAGGAGCCAGCTCCTGAGGGGAGAGATGATCTTGCAGCACTGAGGCTATGGGGTGTTAGCGCCGGGCTAGTAGGACTCATTAAGAACAACTGA